From one Fulvitalea axinellae genomic stretch:
- a CDS encoding FecR family protein, with product MENTMGINEQDLFELLERSNKKGSQLFNKEKGWASLQQRVRHNNQHLVNNHSWNKKPWRIVAIFALVIGLSLYFGSVEKPVKVVTKQFALPIEDHHVSGPSNLVLNNGELVQLSEISSHKLFEYDKKRKELTVKRGKGAGAFSKLSVALGENLRVKFPDSSVVTLNAGSVLVFPDHFSSKQRSVRLNGEALFDIEKNPSKPFIIKTRRQNVRVLGTVFNVRDYPDEPTTQTSLLSGKVEVRSVSGKPLATLNPGTALTITNGAHSIDRYDSEISLAWLKRRIIFKGHSFSSKIDEIERLYGIRIDCKNTSIKRLRLSGIFRSNNSEDLWESIRFLKPCKISVKEGKVIIR from the coding sequence ATGGAAAACACAATGGGTATAAATGAACAAGACCTTTTTGAGCTACTGGAAAGATCTAATAAAAAGGGATCTCAGTTATTCAATAAGGAAAAAGGTTGGGCTTCGCTTCAACAACGGGTGCGGCATAATAACCAACATCTTGTAAATAACCACTCTTGGAATAAAAAACCATGGAGGATCGTTGCGATTTTTGCTTTGGTTATAGGGCTATCCTTGTATTTCGGCTCTGTGGAAAAACCAGTTAAGGTAGTTACGAAACAGTTTGCACTGCCCATAGAGGATCATCACGTAAGCGGTCCCTCTAACTTGGTGTTGAACAACGGAGAATTGGTCCAGCTTTCGGAAATCTCTTCCCATAAACTTTTTGAATACGATAAAAAAAGAAAAGAACTCACGGTCAAGAGGGGGAAGGGCGCAGGGGCATTTTCAAAATTATCTGTCGCATTGGGAGAAAACCTCCGGGTTAAATTCCCGGATTCTTCCGTCGTTACACTTAATGCGGGTAGTGTCTTAGTATTTCCCGATCATTTTTCAAGTAAACAAAGGTCCGTTAGGCTAAACGGGGAAGCGTTATTTGATATTGAGAAAAACCCTTCAAAGCCTTTTATCATTAAGACTCGCCGGCAGAATGTCCGTGTATTAGGAACGGTTTTCAATGTTCGGGATTATCCCGATGAACCCACTACACAAACAAGTCTTTTGTCAGGAAAAGTAGAAGTGCGGTCTGTTTCGGGAAAACCCTTAGCAACCCTAAATCCGGGCACGGCCCTTACAATCACTAACGGAGCACACAGTATAGACCGTTATGATTCCGAAATATCATTGGCCTGGCTTAAAAGGCGGATTATTTTCAAAGGACACAGTTTTTCGTCCAAAATAGATGAGATCGAAAGGTTATACGGAATACGTATCGACTGCAAAAATACCTCAATAAAACGGCTAAGGCTATCGGGCATATTTCGAAGTAATAACTCCGAAGACCTTTGGGAGAGCATTCGATTTTTGAAACCGTGCAAGATCAGTGTCAAGGAGGGCAAAGTGATCATACGATAA